One region of Primulina tabacum isolate GXHZ01 chromosome 1, ASM2559414v2, whole genome shotgun sequence genomic DNA includes:
- the LOC142538377 gene encoding LOW QUALITY PROTEIN: putative E3 ubiquitin-protein ligase RHC2A (The sequence of the model RefSeq protein was modified relative to this genomic sequence to represent the inferred CDS: inserted 1 base in 1 codon): MSTSSNFWCYRCNRFVTVLTQDSISCTDCNGGFVEDVDTPSRSLLSDSRRHXFPAASRNLDSSSGRPGPALSSRLRRSRMSGGDRSPFNPVIVLRGLNEGGDGREAAAGGGTGFELYYDDGAGLGLRPLPASIADFFLGSGFDRLLDQLGQIEVNGIARIERNPRASKAAIESMPTVEISGQHIGLESHCAVCKEPFELGAEAREMPCNHLYHQDCILPWLSLKNSCPVCRHELPTDNDNANRIHDATEVNRGANEVVNDDETVGLTIWRLPGGGFAVGRFSGGRRGGERELPVVYTEVDGGFNNNGVSRRISWGSRGIVSRERSGLRRVLCNFFACFGRGGSSNSSSDSRMSRRSGLLPSVSSTSRQFSRRGYEANGETL; encoded by the exons ATGTCGACGTCTTCGAATTTCTGGTGTTACAGATGCAACCGGTTCGTTACGGTTTTGACCCAAGATTCCATCAGTTGCACCGATTGCAACGGCGGATTCGTGGAAGACGTTGACACTCCCTCTCGATCTCTGCTCTCTGACTCCAGGAGAC CTTTTCCTGCAGCTTCGCGAAACCTCGATTCGAGCTCTGGACGTCCAGGGCCGGCTTTGAGTTCGAGGTTGAGACGGAGCCGAATGAGCGGGGGAGATAGGTCGCCGTTCAATCCGGTTATCGTTCTCCGTGGTCTTAACGAGGGCGGGGATGGAAGAGAAGCTGCTGCTGGAGGTGGTACTGGATTCGAGCTGTATTATGATGATGGAGCTGGGTTGGGTTTAAGGCCGTTGCCCGCCAGTATAGCGGATTTCTTTCTTGGGTCGGGTTTTGACAGATTGCTCGATCAATTGGGACAAATCGAGGTTAATGGGATTGCTAGAATTGAACGAAACCCGCGTGCTTCTAAAGCTGCCATTGAATCTATGCCCACAGTCGAGATAAGTGGGCAGCACATAGGGCTTGAATCGCACTGCGCAGTTTGTAAAGAGCCCTTTGAGTTGGGAGCTGAGGCTCGTGAAATGCCTTGCAATCATTTATACCATCAAGATTGTATTTTACCCTGGCTTTCCTTGAAAAATTCGTGCCCTGTCTGTAGACATGAGTTACCGACTGATAATGACAACGCTAACAGAATTCATGATGCGACAGAAGTGAACAGGGGTGCGAATGAAGTGGTGAATGATGATGAGACCGTGGGACTGACTATATGGAGATTACCAGGCGGAGGGTTTGCTGTTGGAAGATTTTCTGGAGGGAGAAGAGGCGGAGAGAGGGAGTTACCTGTGGTTTACACAGAAGTGGATGGTGGTTTTAATAACAACGGGGTTTCAAGGAGAATTTCTTGGGGTTCTAGAGGAATCGTGTCAAGGGAGAGAAGTGGATTGAGGAGGGTTTTGTGTAATTTCTTTGCTTGTTTTGGTCGAGGTGGATCCTCTAATTCTAGTTC